A single genomic interval of Trachemys scripta elegans isolate TJP31775 chromosome 3, CAS_Tse_1.0, whole genome shotgun sequence harbors:
- the SF3B5 gene encoding splicing factor 3B subunit 5 — MTDRYTIHSQLEHLQSKYIGTGHADTTKWEWLVNQHRDSYCSYMGHFDLLNYFAIAENESKARVRFNLMEKMLQPCGPPADKPEES; from the coding sequence ATGACGGATCGTTACACCATCCACAGCCAGCTGGAGCACCTGCAGTCCAAGTACATCGGCACGGGCCACGCGGACACCACCAAGTGGGAGTGGCTGGTGAACCAACACCGCGACTCGTACTGCTCCTACATGGGCCACTTCGACCTGCTCAACTACTTCGCCATCGCCGAGAACGAGAGCAAGGCGCGCGTGCGCTTCAACCTCATGGAGAAGATGCTGCAGCCCTGCGGGCCGCCCGCCGACAAGCCCGAGGAGTCCTAG